The following proteins are encoded in a genomic region of Actinomadura sp. NAK00032:
- a CDS encoding tellurite resistance/C4-dicarboxylate transporter family protein, which translates to MRRAALRQAVASLNPGYFALVMGTGIVSIGVHTNGLETLSEVLMWLAIGCYAVLVAATAWRAVAFRAELRADFTDPARGFGFFTFVAGTDVLGTRIAATGEHGIAFALLAVGGIGWILLGYVVPWTAVLGREDRPVIAGANGTWFIWVVASQSVAVLAAALEPVSSVRSELALVAVCCWSVGAILYAAAGVFVAARMLMYPLRPKDLTPPYWVAMGATAITVVAGARIVEMADAPMVNATRGLIAGTCVVFWAFGSWLIVPLVAAGVWRHAVHRVPLRYEATVWSIVFPLGMYGVAGQYLGVADHLPAVEWIGRHEMWVALAAWALAFAAMIVHLARTLVWPRPVAAGS; encoded by the coding sequence ATGCGCCGGGCGGCGTTGAGACAGGCGGTGGCGAGCCTCAATCCGGGGTACTTCGCGCTGGTGATGGGGACCGGGATCGTCTCGATCGGCGTCCATACGAACGGGTTGGAGACGCTCTCCGAGGTCCTGATGTGGCTGGCGATCGGCTGCTACGCCGTGCTCGTCGCGGCGACCGCGTGGCGGGCCGTCGCGTTCCGGGCCGAGCTGCGCGCCGACTTCACCGACCCGGCCCGCGGCTTCGGGTTCTTCACCTTCGTGGCGGGCACCGACGTGCTCGGCACCCGCATCGCCGCGACGGGCGAGCACGGCATCGCGTTCGCGCTGCTGGCCGTCGGCGGCATCGGCTGGATCCTCCTCGGCTACGTCGTGCCGTGGACGGCGGTGCTCGGCCGCGAGGACCGGCCCGTCATCGCCGGGGCCAACGGCACCTGGTTCATCTGGGTGGTCGCCAGCCAGTCCGTCGCGGTGCTCGCGGCGGCGCTGGAGCCCGTGAGCTCGGTGCGCTCCGAACTCGCGCTCGTCGCCGTCTGCTGCTGGTCGGTCGGCGCGATCCTGTACGCCGCCGCCGGGGTGTTCGTCGCCGCGCGGATGCTGATGTACCCGCTGCGCCCGAAGGACCTGACCCCGCCCTACTGGGTCGCCATGGGCGCCACCGCGATCACCGTCGTGGCCGGTGCCCGGATCGTGGAGATGGCCGACGCGCCGATGGTGAACGCCACGCGCGGGCTGATCGCCGGGACCTGCGTCGTCTTCTGGGCGTTCGGCAGCTGGCTGATCGTCCCGCTGGTCGCGGCCGGGGTGTGGCGCCACGCCGTCCACCGCGTCCCGCTGCGGTACGAGGCGACGGTGTGGAGCATCGTGTTCCCGCTCGGCATGTACGGGGTCGCGGGGCAGTACCTCGGCGTCGCCGACCATCTTCCGGCCGTCGAATGGATCGGGCGTCACGAGATGTGGGTGGCGCTGGCGGCTTGGGCGCTCGCGTTCGCCGCGATGATCGTCCACCTGGCCCGGACGCTGGTCTGGCCCCGGCCGGTGGCCGCCGGGTCGTAG
- a CDS encoding ABC transporter permease, whose protein sequence is MSASTAVLKAEARLFSREPFSLFWIVAFPTVLLTILGLIPSFREPDPSLGGSRVIDLYVPVNVLLALIMAGIQALPPVLSGYRERGILRRMSTTPVRPGSLLAAQIVLHFAAALGSALLVVAVGRVVFDVALPAQLPGYLLALLLGALSALALGAAVTAVTPTTKATTVVGSVVFFPAMFLAGVWVPVQAMPDLLRDVVEYFPFGAASQALNQAAEGGWPDWAHLGVTAGWAAVLIAAAVRWFRWE, encoded by the coding sequence GTGTCCGCGTCCACCGCCGTCCTCAAGGCCGAAGCCCGGCTCTTCTCCCGCGAGCCGTTCAGCCTGTTCTGGATCGTCGCCTTCCCGACCGTGCTGCTGACGATCCTCGGGCTGATCCCCTCGTTCCGGGAGCCGGACCCCTCCCTCGGCGGCAGCCGGGTCATCGACCTGTACGTCCCGGTCAACGTGCTGCTCGCGCTGATCATGGCGGGGATCCAGGCGCTGCCGCCCGTCCTGTCCGGCTACCGCGAGCGCGGCATCCTGCGCCGCATGTCGACCACGCCGGTGCGGCCCGGCTCGCTGCTGGCCGCGCAGATCGTCCTGCACTTCGCCGCCGCGCTGGGGTCGGCGCTGCTGGTCGTCGCCGTCGGCCGGGTCGTCTTCGACGTGGCGCTGCCCGCTCAGCTGCCCGGCTACCTGCTGGCGCTGCTGCTCGGCGCGCTCAGCGCGCTCGCGCTGGGCGCGGCGGTCACGGCGGTCACGCCGACCACCAAGGCCACCACCGTGGTCGGCTCGGTCGTGTTCTTCCCGGCGATGTTCCTCGCGGGGGTGTGGGTGCCGGTCCAGGCCATGCCCGACCTGCTGCGGGACGTCGTGGAGTACTTTCCCTTCGGGGCCGCGTCCCAGGCCCTCAACCAGGCCGCCGAGGGCGGCTGGCCCGACTGGGCGCACCTGGGCGTCACCGCCGGGTGGGCCGCCGTCCTGATCGCCGCCGCCGTGCGCTGGTTCCGCTGGGAATAG
- a CDS encoding ABC transporter ATP-binding protein, producing the protein MPIIEVSGLRKVYGGRPVVDGVTFAVEEGEIFGILGPNGAGKTTTVECLEGLREPDAGAVRVAGLDPRTARGELTRILGVQLQESELQEKLTVREALELYSAFYPEPADWRELAERLGITGKLGTRFGKLSGGQKQRLFIALALIGRPRIVVLDELTTGLDPRARRDTWQLIEDVRGSGVTVLLVTHFMEEAQRLCDRIAVFKQGRIAALDTPAGLIRRSAGGTVLSFTPSRPLDDGELTGLPEATTFELRDGRVTVHGTDATVNAVVSLLARRQITAHQLRITDSTLDDAFLELTAEQEN; encoded by the coding sequence ATGCCGATCATCGAAGTCAGCGGCCTGCGCAAGGTCTACGGCGGCCGTCCCGTGGTGGACGGCGTCACGTTCGCCGTCGAGGAGGGGGAGATCTTCGGGATCCTCGGCCCCAACGGTGCCGGGAAGACGACGACCGTCGAGTGCCTGGAGGGGCTGCGCGAGCCCGACGCGGGGGCCGTCCGCGTCGCGGGGCTCGACCCGCGCACGGCGCGCGGGGAGCTGACCCGGATCCTCGGCGTCCAGCTCCAGGAGAGCGAACTCCAGGAGAAGCTGACCGTGCGGGAGGCGCTGGAGCTCTACAGCGCCTTCTATCCGGAGCCCGCCGACTGGCGGGAGCTCGCCGAGCGGCTCGGGATCACCGGGAAGCTCGGGACGCGGTTCGGCAAGCTGTCCGGCGGGCAGAAGCAGCGCCTGTTCATCGCCCTCGCCCTCATCGGCCGCCCCCGGATCGTCGTCCTGGACGAGCTGACCACCGGCCTCGACCCGCGCGCCCGCCGCGACACCTGGCAGCTGATCGAGGACGTCCGCGGCTCCGGCGTCACCGTCCTGCTCGTCACCCACTTCATGGAGGAGGCCCAGCGCCTCTGCGACCGGATCGCGGTGTTCAAGCAGGGCCGGATCGCCGCGCTCGACACCCCCGCCGGGCTGATCCGGCGCAGCGCCGGCGGCACCGTGCTCTCGTTCACCCCGTCCCGGCCCCTGGACGACGGCGAGCTGACCGGGCTGCCCGAGGCCACGACCTTCGAGCTGCGGGACGGCCGGGTCACCGTGCACGGCACCGACGCGACCGTCAACGCGGTCGTCTCGCTGCTCGCCCGCCGCCAGATCACCGCCCACCAGCTGCGGATCACCGATTCCACGCTGGACGACGCCTTCCTCGAACTCACCGCAGAGCAGGAGAACTGA
- a CDS encoding response regulator transcription factor, translating to MSPIRILLVDDHPVVRSGIRAMLADQPDFELVGEAATGEEGVAEARRLKPSVVLMDLRLGAGIHGGEATRRITAGPDAPRVLVLTTFDTDSDILAAIEAGATGYLLKDAPPDRLFAAIRSAAAGDSALAPSVASRLLGRMRTPAATLTARELDVLGLVAEGLSNRQISKRLFLSETTIKTHLVHIYAKLGVDSRTAAVAAATRRGLIRPS from the coding sequence ATGAGCCCGATCCGGATCCTGCTCGTGGACGACCATCCGGTGGTGCGCTCCGGCATCCGCGCGATGCTCGCCGACCAGCCCGACTTCGAGCTGGTCGGCGAGGCCGCGACGGGCGAGGAGGGCGTCGCGGAGGCGCGCCGGCTGAAGCCCTCGGTCGTCCTGATGGACCTGCGGCTCGGCGCGGGCATCCACGGCGGCGAGGCCACCCGCCGCATCACCGCCGGGCCGGACGCGCCGCGCGTCCTGGTGCTGACCACGTTCGACACCGACTCCGACATCCTCGCCGCGATCGAGGCGGGCGCCACCGGCTACCTGCTCAAGGACGCCCCGCCCGACCGGCTGTTCGCCGCGATCCGGTCGGCCGCCGCCGGGGACAGCGCGCTCGCGCCGAGCGTCGCGTCCCGGCTGCTCGGCCGCATGCGCACCCCGGCGGCCACCCTCACCGCGCGGGAGCTGGACGTCCTCGGCCTGGTCGCCGAGGGGCTGTCGAACCGGCAGATCAGCAAGCGGCTGTTCCTCAGCGAGACGACGATCAAGACGCATCTGGTGCACATCTACGCCAAGCTCGGCGTCGACTCCCGCACCGCGGCGGTCGCCGCCGCGACCCGCCGCGGGCTGATCCGCCCCTCCTGA
- a CDS encoding sensor histidine kinase, which translates to MATIQEQWERFYRWGPFALLPLATFLALLIRELMSVAEERAAAALLVTALALQILHAGRKIPGAVYFWTRTVLAFAMSWLNPFFCVYAVLGYFDAQHYLTRRWAMTGAFVTALTMAGAQSGGLPPQSPAQAGGFAGLLVLNSGLIVIFGALADREAERTRVQDETIAELERTNARLEQALAENAGLQAQLLVQAREAGVSDERRRLAAEIHDTIAQGLAGIITQLQAADDSEHVRRATGLARASLREARRSVQDLAPADLEHGTLPEALKKATEGRARFTVTGTVEPLHDELEAALLRIAQEALANAARHAHAERVGVTLSYMDDEVTLDVRDDGRGFALAARPSGGFGLTAMRERAERVAGTLEVESEPGRGTAVSARVPLIRHA; encoded by the coding sequence GTGGCGACAATCCAGGAGCAATGGGAAAGGTTCTACCGGTGGGGGCCGTTCGCCCTGCTGCCGCTCGCGACCTTCCTGGCGCTGCTCATCCGGGAGCTCATGTCGGTGGCGGAGGAGCGGGCGGCCGCCGCCCTCCTGGTCACCGCGCTGGCCCTCCAGATCCTGCACGCCGGACGGAAGATCCCGGGCGCCGTCTACTTCTGGACGCGGACCGTCCTCGCCTTCGCCATGTCGTGGCTGAACCCGTTCTTCTGCGTCTACGCCGTGCTCGGGTACTTCGACGCCCAGCACTACCTGACCCGGCGCTGGGCCATGACCGGGGCGTTCGTCACGGCGCTCACCATGGCGGGCGCGCAGTCGGGCGGGCTGCCGCCGCAGAGCCCCGCCCAGGCGGGCGGATTCGCCGGGCTCCTCGTCCTGAACAGCGGGCTGATCGTCATCTTCGGCGCGCTCGCCGACCGGGAGGCCGAGCGCACCCGCGTCCAGGACGAGACGATCGCCGAACTCGAACGGACCAACGCCCGGCTGGAGCAGGCCCTCGCCGAGAACGCCGGCCTCCAGGCCCAGCTCCTCGTCCAGGCCCGCGAGGCCGGCGTCAGCGACGAGCGGCGCCGGCTGGCCGCCGAGATCCACGACACCATCGCGCAGGGCCTCGCGGGCATCATCACCCAGCTCCAGGCCGCCGACGACAGCGAGCACGTCCGCCGCGCCACCGGCCTCGCCCGCGCGAGCCTGCGCGAGGCCCGCCGCTCCGTGCAGGACCTCGCGCCCGCCGACCTGGAGCACGGCACGCTCCCCGAGGCGCTGAAGAAGGCCACCGAGGGCAGGGCCCGGTTCACCGTCACCGGGACGGTGGAGCCGCTGCACGACGAGCTGGAGGCCGCGCTGCTGCGCATCGCCCAGGAGGCCCTCGCCAACGCCGCCCGCCACGCGCACGCCGAGCGCGTCGGCGTGACCCTCTCCTACATGGACGACGAGGTGACCCTGGACGTCCGCGACGACGGGCGCGGCTTCGCCCTCGCCGCCCGTCCGTCCGGCGGCTTCGGGCTGACCGCCATGCGCGAGCGGGCCGAGCGCGTCGCCGGCACCCTGGAGGTCGAGTCCGAGCCGGGTCGTGGCACGGCCGTGTCCGCCCGCGTACCGTTGATCCGCCATGCCTGA
- the narJ gene encoding nitrate reductase molybdenum cofactor assembly chaperone, with protein MSDRAGQTYKLASVLLQYPTMALFEGLDRLDAAASETRPKASREAFERFLGWLRATPQTEVAQHYVETFDLRRRCALYLTYARHGDTRKRGMALLAIKTAYRVAGFAPSDDELPDYLPLVLDFAALAPDGGRLLRRHRADLELLRTALHDAGTPYADLVEAVCARLPRPGRRDLALVRRAREQGPPEEEVGLAPFAPPEYLDGTGAGARR; from the coding sequence GTGAGCGACAGGGCGGGCCAGACGTACAAGCTCGCCTCAGTCCTGCTCCAGTACCCGACGATGGCGCTGTTCGAGGGGCTCGACCGGCTCGACGCCGCCGCGTCCGAGACCCGGCCGAAGGCGTCCCGCGAGGCGTTCGAGCGGTTCCTCGGCTGGCTGCGCGCCACCCCGCAGACCGAGGTCGCGCAGCACTACGTCGAGACGTTCGACCTGCGGCGCCGCTGCGCGCTCTACCTCACCTACGCCCGGCACGGCGACACCCGCAAGCGCGGGATGGCGCTGCTGGCGATCAAGACCGCCTACCGGGTCGCGGGGTTCGCGCCGTCCGACGACGAGCTGCCCGACTACCTGCCGCTCGTGCTGGACTTCGCGGCGCTCGCCCCCGACGGCGGGCGGCTGCTCCGCCGGCACCGCGCCGACCTGGAACTGCTGCGCACCGCCCTGCACGACGCGGGTACCCCCTACGCCGACCTCGTCGAGGCGGTGTGCGCGCGGCTGCCGCGCCCCGGCCGCCGCGACCTCGCGCTCGTCCGGCGGGCGCGGGAGCAGGGACCCCCCGAGGAGGAGGTGGGGCTCGCGCCGTTCGCCCCGCCGGAGTACCTGGACGGAACCGGAGCGGGGGCTCGGCGATGA
- a CDS encoding response regulator transcription factor — MPDDTADDTAEITVLIVDDHPVVRDGLRGMFAAAPGFEVLAEAADGREAVALAARLRPDVVLMDLRMPGGGGVEAISELARRGLPCKVLVLTTYDTDTDTIPAIEAGATGYLLKDAPRDELFDAVRAAAEGRTVLSPAIAARLVSRVRDPRGGGSLSARELEVLRLVARGTGNREIAAELFISEATVKTHLTHIYAKLDVNDRAAAVATAYERHLLP; from the coding sequence ATGCCTGACGACACCGCTGACGACACCGCTGAGATCACTGTGCTGATCGTCGACGACCACCCGGTCGTGCGGGACGGCCTGCGCGGCATGTTCGCCGCCGCGCCCGGGTTCGAGGTGCTGGCCGAGGCCGCCGACGGCCGCGAGGCCGTGGCGCTCGCCGCGCGGCTGCGGCCCGACGTGGTCCTGATGGACCTGCGGATGCCCGGCGGAGGCGGCGTGGAGGCCATCTCGGAGCTGGCCCGGCGCGGGCTGCCCTGCAAGGTGCTCGTCCTCACCACCTACGACACCGACACCGACACGATCCCGGCGATCGAGGCGGGCGCGACCGGCTACCTGCTGAAGGACGCGCCGCGCGACGAGCTGTTCGACGCCGTCCGCGCCGCCGCCGAGGGCCGGACCGTGCTGTCCCCGGCCATCGCGGCCCGCCTGGTCTCGCGGGTGCGCGACCCGCGCGGCGGCGGCTCGCTGAGCGCCCGCGAGCTGGAGGTGCTGCGGCTGGTGGCGCGCGGCACCGGCAACCGGGAGATCGCCGCCGAGCTGTTCATCAGCGAGGCCACGGTCAAGACCCACCTCACCCACATCTACGCGAAGCTGGACGTCAACGACCGGGCGGCGGCCGTGGCCACCGCCTACGAGCGGCACCTGCTGCCCTAG
- a CDS encoding TetR/AcrR family transcriptional regulator, translating to MPKINAPTVREHRSRMEAALVDAAEEILREGAGLTVGAVARRVGIARSSVYKYVDTVDELIEAVVARDFPRWTEAVRRAVDAAPTPAERVLAYARANIVEGSGGDHKWRVGLARASLSPEGTARIMALHRDLEALLSGSVEELDVRHPDLLKSTVQSLVDTAVRAIDAGKDPAAVTDFTTTAIKAIIDGPPGERG from the coding sequence GTGCCGAAGATCAACGCGCCGACCGTCCGGGAGCACCGCAGCCGGATGGAGGCGGCGCTGGTCGACGCGGCGGAGGAGATCCTGCGCGAGGGCGCCGGGCTCACCGTGGGCGCGGTGGCGCGCCGGGTCGGCATCGCCCGCTCCAGCGTCTACAAGTACGTCGACACGGTGGACGAGCTGATCGAGGCCGTCGTCGCCCGCGACTTCCCGCGCTGGACCGAGGCCGTCCGGCGGGCGGTCGACGCGGCGCCCACCCCGGCCGAGCGGGTCCTCGCCTACGCCCGCGCGAACATCGTCGAAGGCTCCGGCGGCGACCACAAGTGGCGCGTCGGCCTGGCCCGCGCGTCGCTGTCCCCCGAGGGCACGGCCCGCATCATGGCGCTGCACCGCGACCTGGAGGCCCTGCTCAGCGGGTCCGTCGAGGAGCTAGACGTCCGGCATCCCGACCTGCTGAAGTCCACGGTCCAGTCCCTGGTCGACACCGCCGTCCGCGCCATCGACGCGGGCAAGGACCCCGCCGCCGTCACCGACTTCACCACCACGGCGATCAAAGCCATCATCGACGGCCCGCCTGGGGAGCGCGGCTAG
- the narI gene encoding respiratory nitrate reductase subunit gamma encodes MTDSMTSGDLWWWVILPYASMIVFVVGHIWRWRYDQFGWTSRSTQLQERRLLKWGAPLFHYSTFAAIAGHVIGILIPKAFTEWLGIPERAYTLFSGIAGSVAAIGVLIGAGILIFRRMGVPRVRATTSAVDYLALILLGIISVLGIYLTLGVQQFGGGYDYRNTVSPWFRSLFAGSPDYRAIGAAPIMYQVHATAAWMIFAVWPFSRLVHAWSVPLWYLWRPYVVYRDRRAAPPPEPGTGGRKWRKIGVPY; translated from the coding sequence ATGACCGACTCGATGACCAGCGGCGACCTGTGGTGGTGGGTGATCCTGCCCTACGCGTCGATGATCGTCTTCGTGGTGGGGCACATCTGGCGGTGGCGCTACGACCAGTTCGGCTGGACGAGCCGCTCCACCCAGCTCCAGGAGCGCCGCCTCCTCAAATGGGGCGCGCCGCTGTTCCACTACTCCACGTTCGCCGCCATCGCGGGGCACGTCATCGGCATCCTCATCCCGAAGGCGTTCACCGAGTGGCTCGGCATCCCCGAGCGCGCCTACACGCTGTTCTCCGGCATCGCCGGGTCGGTCGCGGCGATCGGCGTGCTGATCGGCGCCGGCATCCTGATCTTCCGCCGGATGGGGGTACCGCGCGTCCGCGCGACGACCAGCGCGGTCGACTACCTGGCGCTGATCCTGCTCGGCATCATCAGCGTGCTCGGCATCTACCTGACGCTCGGCGTGCAGCAGTTCGGCGGCGGCTACGACTACCGCAACACGGTGTCCCCGTGGTTCCGCAGCCTGTTCGCCGGCTCCCCGGACTACCGCGCGATCGGAGCCGCGCCGATCATGTACCAGGTGCACGCCACCGCCGCCTGGATGATCTTCGCGGTGTGGCCGTTCAGCCGGCTCGTCCACGCGTGGAGCGTCCCGCTGTGGTACCTGTGGCGGCCCTACGTCGTCTACCGCGACCGCCGCGCCGCGCCACCCCCCGAACCGGGCACCGGCGGCCGGAAGTGGCGCAAGATCGGCGTACCGTACTGA
- a CDS encoding MMPL family transporter translates to MSALLRAMLASKRSAALTAVLWIVLTGALAGLAPDLKSVQDNSSANSAPAASDSSVAQRELERAFPGSDALPAVVVVKAGDGPAATAAVTRAAGAAGQGFGMPVSPVCGQDGTKPGTDCVPGGDGLTSADGKTRVVVVPVTGDPTSDAFEDAVADLRTAVKDAAPAATVAVTGPAGIIVDTVKVFSSGDKVLLLGTVLLVLVILLAVYRSPLLALVPLLAVGVAMRVTETLGALLADAGAITVSSQTASIMTVLLFGVGTDYALIITSRYREALAEAPDRFAAMRAALRGTAESVLASASTIVLAMFALLALVSPALRGFGPYLALGVAVMAVVAFTFIPAAVLLLGRAVFWPFSEAAMARRAAGGGIWRRAADLVVVAPRRVLAGALVLLAVLCLGMTGYKESFDFVSGFRVGTDSAAGQRIIDRDLGPGEIAPSTLLVRGQGITPGQAEAVRAKIAPEAARTAFDPSRDIAPGGGAARITVVLKDNPYSPAAMDAVDPLRDAAATAARDAGIAQARVLVAGPTAETADIKSALDRDMLVLVPLVLLIVGVVLAGLLRSVLAPLYLLATLVLSFLATLGLTVAITVWLGGDLGIGNRVTAYVFIFLVSLGVDYNIFIMSRYRQEAAHKPPVEALRAAITRTGGVVSSAGLILAGTFAVLMTQPIRELYQFGMAMAIGILLDTFVVRPLLVPAIVRLLGDRALWPRRPALRE, encoded by the coding sequence ATGTCGGCTCTGCTGCGAGCGATGCTCGCCTCCAAACGCTCGGCGGCCCTCACGGCCGTGCTCTGGATCGTCCTGACCGGTGCCCTGGCCGGGCTCGCCCCCGACCTGAAATCGGTGCAGGACAACTCGTCGGCGAACAGCGCCCCAGCCGCCAGCGACTCGTCGGTGGCGCAGCGGGAGCTGGAACGGGCCTTCCCCGGCAGCGACGCCCTCCCGGCGGTCGTGGTCGTGAAGGCCGGGGACGGCCCGGCCGCCACCGCCGCCGTGACCCGCGCGGCCGGTGCGGCGGGGCAGGGGTTCGGCATGCCGGTGTCCCCGGTGTGCGGCCAGGACGGGACGAAGCCCGGCACCGACTGCGTCCCCGGCGGCGACGGCCTGACCTCGGCGGACGGCAAGACGCGCGTCGTGGTCGTCCCCGTCACCGGCGACCCGACCAGTGACGCGTTCGAGGACGCCGTCGCCGACCTGCGGACGGCCGTCAAGGACGCCGCCCCCGCCGCCACGGTCGCGGTCACCGGCCCCGCCGGGATCATCGTCGACACCGTGAAGGTGTTCTCCAGCGGGGACAAGGTGCTGCTGCTCGGCACCGTCCTGCTCGTCCTGGTGATCCTGCTGGCGGTCTACCGGTCGCCGCTGCTGGCCCTCGTGCCGCTGCTCGCGGTGGGCGTGGCCATGCGCGTCACCGAGACGCTCGGCGCGCTGCTCGCCGACGCGGGCGCCATCACCGTCAGCTCGCAGACCGCGTCGATCATGACCGTGCTGCTGTTCGGGGTCGGCACCGACTACGCGCTGATCATCACCAGCCGGTACCGGGAGGCGCTCGCCGAGGCCCCCGACCGGTTCGCCGCCATGCGGGCGGCGCTGCGCGGGACGGCGGAGTCGGTGCTGGCCAGCGCGTCCACCATCGTGCTCGCCATGTTCGCGCTGCTGGCCCTGGTGTCCCCGGCGCTGCGCGGGTTCGGGCCCTACCTGGCGCTCGGCGTCGCGGTGATGGCGGTCGTCGCCTTCACCTTCATCCCGGCGGCCGTCCTGCTGCTCGGACGCGCGGTGTTCTGGCCGTTCTCCGAGGCGGCGATGGCCCGGCGCGCGGCCGGCGGCGGCATCTGGCGGCGCGCCGCCGACCTGGTCGTCGTCGCGCCGCGCCGCGTCCTCGCGGGCGCCCTCGTCCTGCTGGCCGTGCTCTGCCTCGGCATGACCGGGTACAAGGAGAGCTTCGACTTCGTCAGCGGGTTCCGGGTCGGCACCGACTCGGCCGCCGGGCAGCGCATCATCGACCGCGACCTCGGCCCGGGGGAGATCGCGCCGTCCACCCTGCTCGTGCGCGGCCAGGGCATCACCCCGGGTCAGGCGGAGGCCGTCCGGGCGAAGATCGCCCCGGAGGCGGCGCGGACGGCCTTCGACCCGTCCCGCGACATCGCGCCCGGCGGCGGGGCCGCGCGGATCACGGTCGTCCTGAAGGACAACCCCTACTCGCCCGCCGCGATGGACGCCGTCGACCCGCTCCGGGACGCCGCCGCCACGGCCGCGCGGGACGCCGGGATCGCGCAGGCCCGGGTGCTCGTCGCCGGGCCCACCGCCGAGACCGCCGACATCAAGTCGGCGCTCGACCGGGACATGCTCGTCCTTGTCCCGCTGGTGCTGCTGATCGTCGGGGTGGTGCTGGCCGGGCTGCTGCGGTCGGTGCTGGCGCCGCTGTACCTGCTCGCCACGCTCGTCCTGTCGTTCCTGGCCACGCTCGGGCTGACCGTCGCGATCACCGTCTGGCTCGGCGGGGACCTCGGCATCGGCAACCGGGTCACCGCCTACGTGTTCATCTTCCTGGTGTCGCTGGGCGTCGACTACAACATCTTCATCATGAGCCGGTACCGGCAGGAGGCCGCGCACAAGCCGCCGGTGGAGGCGCTGCGCGCGGCGATCACCCGGACGGGCGGCGTGGTCTCCTCGGCCGGGCTGATCCTCGCCGGGACGTTCGCGGTGCTGATGACGCAGCCGATCCGCGAGCTGTACCAGTTCGGCATGGCGATGGCGATCGGCATCCTGCTGGACACGTTCGTCGTCCGGCCGCTGCTGGTCCCGGCGATCGTGCGGCTGCTCGGCGACCGGGCGCTCTGGCCGCGCCGCCCCGCCCTCCGGGAGTGA
- a CDS encoding sensor histidine kinase — MRNDPFSPAMRLLAWAMHGTFLVLLAIALARSLRDGPVLAGGLLLGALYAGGIVQGTRHRPRLGPARVWLALLTAGWAALALASPAFVWLAFPLFFLYVHLLRLVWAVPGVVLLTAAAIGAVAWHGGGITLAEVVGPSVGAAVATLMALAYQALYRESEERRLLIGDLVRTRERLVRAESDAARLTERERLAREIHDTLAQGMSSIILLLRAAQRDLDSDRDTARGRLAEAEEAAAENLAEARNFVRELAPPVLERSSLTDALRRITESAAARSASRMRFETSGEPLELPTEYEVALVRIAQGALGNAAQHSGAENVGVTLTYLDDMVVLDVYDDGHGFDPAAPGDGYGLRAMRERARALGGTLEVESAKDEGTAVVATLPVPAGDGDGGGA, encoded by the coding sequence ATGAGGAACGATCCGTTCTCCCCGGCGATGCGCCTGCTCGCCTGGGCCATGCACGGCACCTTCTTGGTCCTGCTCGCGATCGCGCTGGCGCGCAGCCTGCGGGACGGCCCGGTCCTCGCGGGCGGGCTCCTGCTGGGCGCCCTGTACGCGGGCGGGATCGTCCAGGGCACGCGGCACCGCCCCCGGCTCGGGCCGGCGAGGGTGTGGCTCGCGCTGCTCACCGCCGGGTGGGCGGCGCTGGCGCTCGCGTCCCCCGCCTTCGTGTGGCTGGCCTTCCCGCTGTTCTTCCTGTACGTCCACCTGCTGCGGCTCGTCTGGGCGGTGCCCGGCGTGGTGCTACTGACGGCCGCCGCGATCGGCGCGGTCGCCTGGCACGGCGGCGGGATCACGCTCGCGGAGGTCGTCGGGCCGAGCGTCGGCGCGGCCGTCGCGACCCTGATGGCGCTCGCCTACCAGGCGCTCTACCGGGAGAGCGAGGAGCGCCGCCTGCTGATCGGCGACCTGGTCCGCACCAGGGAGCGGCTCGTCCGGGCGGAGTCGGACGCGGCGCGGCTCACCGAGCGGGAGCGGCTGGCGCGGGAGATCCACGACACGCTCGCGCAGGGCATGTCGAGCATCATCCTGCTGCTGCGCGCCGCGCAGCGCGACCTGGACTCCGACCGCGACACCGCCCGCGGCCGGCTGGCGGAGGCCGAGGAGGCGGCGGCGGAGAACCTCGCCGAGGCCCGCAACTTCGTGCGGGAGCTGGCGCCGCCCGTGCTGGAGCGGTCGTCGCTCACCGACGCGCTCCGCCGGATCACCGAGTCGGCGGCGGCGCGGTCGGCGTCCAGGATGCGGTTCGAGACGTCGGGCGAGCCGCTGGAGCTGCCCACCGAGTACGAGGTGGCGCTGGTCCGCATCGCGCAGGGCGCGCTCGGCAACGCCGCGCAGCACTCCGGCGCCGAGAACGTCGGCGTCACGCTGACCTACCTCGACGACATGGTCGTCCTGGACGTCTACGACGACGGGCACGGCTTCGACCCGGCGGCGCCGGGCGACGGCTACGGCCTGCGGGCCATGCGGGAGCGGGCCCGCGCGCTCGGCGGCACGCTGGAGGTCGAGTCCGCGAAGGACGAGGGCACCGCCGTCGTGGCGACCCTCCCGGTCCCGGCCGGGGACGGCGACGGGGGCGGCGCATGA